A window from Citrus sinensis cultivar Valencia sweet orange chromosome 5, DVS_A1.0, whole genome shotgun sequence encodes these proteins:
- the LOC107174289 gene encoding uncharacterized protein LOC107174289 isoform X3 produces MNLCASIGGIFNNLSLPFNKVKANSATYMAADLVSVGDSWLSFAIKERLIEPTAGAEDQDWFKCLSHKWKDWKDLWQPELVGRISMVNSPREVIGSVLKYRGASYNSNDIDSQVAGGKIAVQQNLALLANHVRLVDSTHYLKAFAIGDVWVAVGWISDVLPAVKHMYNVAVLFPSLAIPAASRLETKQIGGRVRGPSPLIHQWIEFCLQTARALPFKQEVILGASPSALESTLVKLPEELLEGKPSLDTNLIAGVLPAEILARCEFLEPLSEATLSDYEWLVVNLQKPAPVLMKRVQHYLSSLIQSFLARATLKS; encoded by the exons ATGAATTTGTGTGCTAGCATTGGTGGGATCTTTAACAATTTATCTCTGCCCTTTAACAAAGTCAAGGCTAATTCAGCTACTTATATGGCTGCTGATTTGGTTAGTGTTGGTGATTCATGGCTTAGTTTTGCCATTAAAGAGAGATTGATTGAGCCAACGGCTGGAGCTGAAGACCAAGATTGGTTCAAATGCTTAAGTCACAAATGGAAG GACTGGAAAGATCTGTGGCAGCCTGAGCTCGTAGGAAGAATTTCAATGGTTAATTCTCCCCGAGAGGTTATTGGTTCAGTTTTGAAGTATAGGGgagcatcatacaattcaaatGATATTGATTCGCAAGTTGCTGGTGGGAAGATTGCTGTTCAGCAGAATCTGGCATTACTGGCAAACCAT GTTCGACTGGTTGACAGTACACACTATCTGAAGGCATTTGCAATTGGAGATGTATGGGTTGCTGTTGGGTGGATTAGTGATGTTCTTCCTGCTGTCAAACATATGTATAATGTTGCTGTGTTGTTCCCAAGTCTG GCAATCCCTGCTGCCTCAagacttgaaacaaaacaaattggAGGGCGAGTCAGAGGTCCATCTCCATTAATCCATCAATGGATAGAATTCTGCTTGCAAACAGCGAGAGCATTGCCTTTCAAGCAAGAGGTTATCCTGGGTGCATCTCCCTCTGCCCTTGAAAGTACTCTGGTTAAGTTGCCTGAAGAACTTCTGGAGGGTAAACCAAGTCTGGATACTAACTTAATTGCTGGAGTACTCCCGGCTGAAATTCTGGCCAGATGTGAGTTTTTGGAGCCATTATCTGAAGCTACTTTGTCAGATTATGAGTGGCTGGTTGTTAATCTGCAAAAACCTGCTCCTGTCTTGATGAAAAGGGTGCAACATTACTTGTCATCATTAATCCAAAGCTTTCTAGCAAGAGCTACATTGAAAAGTTAA
- the LOC107174289 gene encoding uncharacterized protein LOC107174289 isoform X2, which translates to MNLCASIGGIFNNLSLPFNKVKANSATYMAADLVSVGDSWLSFAIKERLIEPTAGAEDQDWFKCLSHKWKNDAGEIDPRCEIWAAPYRWGTMVIAYQKSKFRKHNLALIEDWKDLWQPELVGRISMVNSPREVIGSVLKYRGASYNSNDIDSQVAGGKIAVQQNLALLANHVRLVDSTHYLKAFAIGDVWVAVGWISDVLPAVKHMYNVAVLFPSLAIPAASRLETKQIGGRVRGPSPLIHQWIEFCLQTARALPFKQEVILGASPSALESTLVKLPEELLEGKPSLDTNLIAGVLPAEILARCEFLEPLSEATLSDYEWLVVNLQKPAPVLMKRVQHYLSSLIQSFLARATLKS; encoded by the exons ATGAATTTGTGTGCTAGCATTGGTGGGATCTTTAACAATTTATCTCTGCCCTTTAACAAAGTCAAGGCTAATTCAGCTACTTATATGGCTGCTGATTTGGTTAGTGTTGGTGATTCATGGCTTAGTTTTGCCATTAAAGAGAGATTGATTGAGCCAACGGCTGGAGCTGAAGACCAAGATTGGTTCAAATGCTTAAGTCACAAATGGAA GAATGATGCAGGAGAAATTGATCCTCGATGTGAAATATGGGCGGCACCATACAGGTGGGGCACAATGGTGATAGCCTACCAGAAAAGTAAATTTCGAAAGCATAATTTGGCTCTGATTGAG GACTGGAAAGATCTGTGGCAGCCTGAGCTCGTAGGAAGAATTTCAATGGTTAATTCTCCCCGAGAGGTTATTGGTTCAGTTTTGAAGTATAGGGgagcatcatacaattcaaatGATATTGATTCGCAAGTTGCTGGTGGGAAGATTGCTGTTCAGCAGAATCTGGCATTACTGGCAAACCAT GTTCGACTGGTTGACAGTACACACTATCTGAAGGCATTTGCAATTGGAGATGTATGGGTTGCTGTTGGGTGGATTAGTGATGTTCTTCCTGCTGTCAAACATATGTATAATGTTGCTGTGTTGTTCCCAAGTCTG GCAATCCCTGCTGCCTCAagacttgaaacaaaacaaattggAGGGCGAGTCAGAGGTCCATCTCCATTAATCCATCAATGGATAGAATTCTGCTTGCAAACAGCGAGAGCATTGCCTTTCAAGCAAGAGGTTATCCTGGGTGCATCTCCCTCTGCCCTTGAAAGTACTCTGGTTAAGTTGCCTGAAGAACTTCTGGAGGGTAAACCAAGTCTGGATACTAACTTAATTGCTGGAGTACTCCCGGCTGAAATTCTGGCCAGATGTGAGTTTTTGGAGCCATTATCTGAAGCTACTTTGTCAGATTATGAGTGGCTGGTTGTTAATCTGCAAAAACCTGCTCCTGTCTTGATGAAAAGGGTGCAACATTACTTGTCATCATTAATCCAAAGCTTTCTAGCAAGAGCTACATTGAAAAGTTAA
- the LOC107174289 gene encoding uncharacterized protein LOC107174289 isoform X1, whose translation MNLCASIGGIFNNLSLPFNKVKANSATYMAADLVSVGDSWLSFAIKERLIEPTAGAEDQDWFKCLSHKWKVYLRRNDAGEIDPRCEIWAAPYRWGTMVIAYQKSKFRKHNLALIEDWKDLWQPELVGRISMVNSPREVIGSVLKYRGASYNSNDIDSQVAGGKIAVQQNLALLANHVRLVDSTHYLKAFAIGDVWVAVGWISDVLPAVKHMYNVAVLFPSLAIPAASRLETKQIGGRVRGPSPLIHQWIEFCLQTARALPFKQEVILGASPSALESTLVKLPEELLEGKPSLDTNLIAGVLPAEILARCEFLEPLSEATLSDYEWLVVNLQKPAPVLMKRVQHYLSSLIQSFLARATLKS comes from the exons ATGAATTTGTGTGCTAGCATTGGTGGGATCTTTAACAATTTATCTCTGCCCTTTAACAAAGTCAAGGCTAATTCAGCTACTTATATGGCTGCTGATTTGGTTAGTGTTGGTGATTCATGGCTTAGTTTTGCCATTAAAGAGAGATTGATTGAGCCAACGGCTGGAGCTGAAGACCAAGATTGGTTCAAATGCTTAAGTCACAAATGGAAG GTATATCTACGCAGGAATGATGCAGGAGAAATTGATCCTCGATGTGAAATATGGGCGGCACCATACAGGTGGGGCACAATGGTGATAGCCTACCAGAAAAGTAAATTTCGAAAGCATAATTTGGCTCTGATTGAG GACTGGAAAGATCTGTGGCAGCCTGAGCTCGTAGGAAGAATTTCAATGGTTAATTCTCCCCGAGAGGTTATTGGTTCAGTTTTGAAGTATAGGGgagcatcatacaattcaaatGATATTGATTCGCAAGTTGCTGGTGGGAAGATTGCTGTTCAGCAGAATCTGGCATTACTGGCAAACCAT GTTCGACTGGTTGACAGTACACACTATCTGAAGGCATTTGCAATTGGAGATGTATGGGTTGCTGTTGGGTGGATTAGTGATGTTCTTCCTGCTGTCAAACATATGTATAATGTTGCTGTGTTGTTCCCAAGTCTG GCAATCCCTGCTGCCTCAagacttgaaacaaaacaaattggAGGGCGAGTCAGAGGTCCATCTCCATTAATCCATCAATGGATAGAATTCTGCTTGCAAACAGCGAGAGCATTGCCTTTCAAGCAAGAGGTTATCCTGGGTGCATCTCCCTCTGCCCTTGAAAGTACTCTGGTTAAGTTGCCTGAAGAACTTCTGGAGGGTAAACCAAGTCTGGATACTAACTTAATTGCTGGAGTACTCCCGGCTGAAATTCTGGCCAGATGTGAGTTTTTGGAGCCATTATCTGAAGCTACTTTGTCAGATTATGAGTGGCTGGTTGTTAATCTGCAAAAACCTGCTCCTGTCTTGATGAAAAGGGTGCAACATTACTTGTCATCATTAATCCAAAGCTTTCTAGCAAGAGCTACATTGAAAAGTTAA
- the LOC107174289 gene encoding uncharacterized protein LOC107174289 isoform X4, which yields MGASFNSNDIDSQVAGGKIAVQQNLALLANQDWKDLWQPELVGRISMVNSPREVIGSVLKYRGASYNSNDIDSQVAGGKIAVQQNLALLANHVRLVDSTHYLKAFAIGDVWVAVGWISDVLPAVKHMYNVAVLFPSLAIPAASRLETKQIGGRVRGPSPLIHQWIEFCLQTARALPFKQEVILGASPSALESTLVKLPEELLEGKPSLDTNLIAGVLPAEILARCEFLEPLSEATLSDYEWLVVNLQKPAPVLMKRVQHYLSSLIQSFLARATLKS from the exons ATGGGAGCATCATTCAATTCAAACGATATTGATTCGCAAGTTGCTGGTGGGAAGATAGCTGTTCAGCAGAATCTGGCATTACTGGCAAACCAG GACTGGAAAGATCTGTGGCAGCCTGAGCTCGTAGGAAGAATTTCAATGGTTAATTCTCCCCGAGAGGTTATTGGTTCAGTTTTGAAGTATAGGGgagcatcatacaattcaaatGATATTGATTCGCAAGTTGCTGGTGGGAAGATTGCTGTTCAGCAGAATCTGGCATTACTGGCAAACCAT GTTCGACTGGTTGACAGTACACACTATCTGAAGGCATTTGCAATTGGAGATGTATGGGTTGCTGTTGGGTGGATTAGTGATGTTCTTCCTGCTGTCAAACATATGTATAATGTTGCTGTGTTGTTCCCAAGTCTG GCAATCCCTGCTGCCTCAagacttgaaacaaaacaaattggAGGGCGAGTCAGAGGTCCATCTCCATTAATCCATCAATGGATAGAATTCTGCTTGCAAACAGCGAGAGCATTGCCTTTCAAGCAAGAGGTTATCCTGGGTGCATCTCCCTCTGCCCTTGAAAGTACTCTGGTTAAGTTGCCTGAAGAACTTCTGGAGGGTAAACCAAGTCTGGATACTAACTTAATTGCTGGAGTACTCCCGGCTGAAATTCTGGCCAGATGTGAGTTTTTGGAGCCATTATCTGAAGCTACTTTGTCAGATTATGAGTGGCTGGTTGTTAATCTGCAAAAACCTGCTCCTGTCTTGATGAAAAGGGTGCAACATTACTTGTCATCATTAATCCAAAGCTTTCTAGCAAGAGCTACATTGAAAAGTTAA
- the LOC107174289 gene encoding uncharacterized protein LOC107174289 isoform X5 — protein sequence MVIAYQKSKFRKHNLALIEDWKDLWQPELVGRISMVNSPREVIGSVLKYRGASYNSNDIDSQVAGGKIAVQQNLALLANHVRLVDSTHYLKAFAIGDVWVAVGWISDVLPAVKHMYNVAVLFPSLAIPAASRLETKQIGGRVRGPSPLIHQWIEFCLQTARALPFKQEVILGASPSALESTLVKLPEELLEGKPSLDTNLIAGVLPAEILARCEFLEPLSEATLSDYEWLVVNLQKPAPVLMKRVQHYLSSLIQSFLARATLKS from the exons ATGGTGATAGCCTACCAGAAAAGTAAATTTCGAAAGCATAATTTGGCTCTGATTGAG GACTGGAAAGATCTGTGGCAGCCTGAGCTCGTAGGAAGAATTTCAATGGTTAATTCTCCCCGAGAGGTTATTGGTTCAGTTTTGAAGTATAGGGgagcatcatacaattcaaatGATATTGATTCGCAAGTTGCTGGTGGGAAGATTGCTGTTCAGCAGAATCTGGCATTACTGGCAAACCAT GTTCGACTGGTTGACAGTACACACTATCTGAAGGCATTTGCAATTGGAGATGTATGGGTTGCTGTTGGGTGGATTAGTGATGTTCTTCCTGCTGTCAAACATATGTATAATGTTGCTGTGTTGTTCCCAAGTCTG GCAATCCCTGCTGCCTCAagacttgaaacaaaacaaattggAGGGCGAGTCAGAGGTCCATCTCCATTAATCCATCAATGGATAGAATTCTGCTTGCAAACAGCGAGAGCATTGCCTTTCAAGCAAGAGGTTATCCTGGGTGCATCTCCCTCTGCCCTTGAAAGTACTCTGGTTAAGTTGCCTGAAGAACTTCTGGAGGGTAAACCAAGTCTGGATACTAACTTAATTGCTGGAGTACTCCCGGCTGAAATTCTGGCCAGATGTGAGTTTTTGGAGCCATTATCTGAAGCTACTTTGTCAGATTATGAGTGGCTGGTTGTTAATCTGCAAAAACCTGCTCCTGTCTTGATGAAAAGGGTGCAACATTACTTGTCATCATTAATCCAAAGCTTTCTAGCAAGAGCTACATTGAAAAGTTAA